The Acropora muricata isolate sample 2 chromosome 5, ASM3666990v1, whole genome shotgun sequence genome includes a window with the following:
- the LOC136916991 gene encoding hippocalcin-like protein 1 translates to MGNKASKKSSTGIKKNKNKLTSEDIQELRLSTEFTEDELNKWHKAFREKCPNGKMSEKKFAELYTNHYSTGDASIFAGHVFRTFDKNRDGTIDFHEFIQGLSIISRGTQEQKLRWAFEMYDRDGSGTVSRAEMLEIVRGIFRLAGDKINLPRDENTPEKFTNKLMAKLDRDNDGTITQTEFVRGVQCYPSLMRLLDPAGAK, encoded by the coding sequence ATGGGAAACAAAGCTTCGAAAAAGTCATCCACCGgcataaagaaaaacaaaaacaaactgacATCAGAGGATATCCAAGAACTGCGACTTTCAACCGAATTCACGGAAGACGAATTGAACAAGTGGCACAAGGCTTTCCGTGAAAAATGCCCAAATGGCAAGATGTCGGAGAAGAAATTTGCGGAATTGTACACGAATCATTATTCAACAGGCGACGCGTCAATATTTGCTGGGCACGTTTTTCGTACATTTGACAAAAACAGGGACGGGACAATTGATTTCCACGAATTCATTCAAGGTCTTTCCATTATTTCCCGAGGAACACAGGAGCAGAAATTGCGATGGGCGTTTGAGATGTATGACAGGGATGGAAGCGGAACAGTCTCTAGAGCCGAGATGCTGGAAATTGTGAGAGGGATTTTCCGTCTCGCTGGCGATAAAATAAATCTTCCCAGAGACGAGAACACTCCTGAAAAGTTTACAAACAAATTGATGGCAAAACTCGACCGCGATAATGATGGAACAATCACTCAAACTGAGTTTGTACGTGGAGTTCAATGCTACCCTTCCCTCATGAGGTTACTGGATCCAGCAGGAGCGAAGTGA
- the LOC136916990 gene encoding uncharacterized protein: MHQQDQPSCSTQIDVELGGEYCTIQHDYVSKTTQVQRKPDTINKTPAIPSSTTSKTENGSAKMPPKRKVFRSRSSPEHVTPHSQVNSLEKDKQASGTNTHQCDNRKPNFVASFGRGSTGTDMKVDGRRSTSSSTGWEPFPPPLRYFAYLGRLAPPTKASQNPRSTRLLSARDMLADRPVLLTSTSIVSPFATNVIRQEIEEIECQERQANYDDILDCCTCMCCVKGLFYHCTDDSMDGDTLYHHPCSCKGPVRQCAGRWGIMGLVSIFLPCLLCYLPFEVCFRCRSCVARETNTKDMNAGLASKSNCPTVVTQEPTSSVTDSRTDTGM, encoded by the coding sequence ATGCATCAACAAGACCAACCATCGTGTTCGACACAAATTGACGTCGAGTTAGGAGGGGAATACTGCACCATTCAACACGATTACGTATCTAAAACAACGCAGGTGCAGCGCAAACCAGATACGATAAATAAAACACCAGCGATTCCTTCTTCCACAACCTCTAAAACCGAGAATGGCAGTGCAAAAATGCCTCCAAAAAGAAAGGTATTCCGCTCGAGATCCAGCCCTGAACATGTAACGCCACACTCACAAGTTAATTCCTTGGAGAAGGATAAGCAAGCCTCAGGAACAAATACACATCAGTGCGATAACAGGAAACCGAATTTTGTTGCATCGTTCGGCCGGGGGAGCACTGGGACCGACATGAAGGTCGACGGGCGAAGAAGCACAAGTTCTTCGACTGGCTGGGAACCATTCCCTCCGCCTCTACGTTATTTTGCTTATTTGGGGAGGCTTGCTCCACCGACAAAAGCATCACAGAACCCCAGAAGTACTAGGCTGCTTTCCGCGCGCGACATGCTGGCGGATCGGCCTGTACTTCTCACGAGTACTTCAATTGTCTCTCCATTCGCAACGAATGTGATTCGtcaagaaattgaagaaatagaaTGTCAGGAAAGACAGGCCAATTACGATGACATATTAGACTGCTGCACTTGTATGTGTTGTGTCAAGGGGCTCTTTTACCATTGCACAGATGACTCTATGGATGGAGACACATTGTATCACCATCCTTGTTCATGTAAGGGGCCTGTGCGCCAATGTGCAGGTCGTTGGGGCATCATGGGACTCGTTTCCATTTTCCTACCGTGTTTGCTATGTTATTTGCCGTTTGAAGTTTGTTTTAGATGCCGCAGCTGCGTCGCAAGAGAAACAAATACCAAAGACATGAACGCCGGTCTCGCGTCTAAATCTAATTGCCCCACTGTAGTTACGCAGGAACCGACATCTTCCGTTACTGACTCACGAACTGACACAGGAATGTGA
- the LOC136916657 gene encoding keratin-associated protein 10-2-like: MKTAELIIILCLVMLLTVIRLPDCAASTPVNSCDSIVDDTRSQICLSGQCPLDCNHSIICDQVCVVNPCDSLTCNSSSCLQRCLSGGCNSLMCTGDDCTQTCLRNCSEVNCTVKAKCNQQCEKGHCDLRAMGAGKVEQTCAENCSDVKCMADKCKQACAGEGCGLECTKDSSECTQDCKGPCSMKCDASECESACSGGKCNLECSNSESQLCQQTCAHGGCDIQCTAMSCESSCQGGSCTKFTCTADNCTQSCGANCTNMRCQARECSQTCTKGYCNMYCESSAEMCMMSCPGGNCKMQCNGNWCKRDCFGGGCEKTGSGKEVPSSDKPASTRPPPPTGTGALDMVSVLVLAISALVSLLC, encoded by the exons ATGAAGACAGCTGAGCTTATCATAATTTTGTGTCTGGTGATGTTGTTGACTGTGATCCGTCTCCCTGACTGCGCTGCCAGCACACCCGTCAACTCGTGTGATAGCATTGTTGACGACACCCGCTCTCAGATCTGTCTCTCGGGACAATGCCCGCTTGACTGCAATCACTCAATCATATGTGACCAAGTGTGCGTTGTGAATCCTTGTGATTCACTAACATGCAACTCTTCGAGTTGCCTTCAGCGTTGTTTAAGTGGAGGCTGCAACTCATTGATGTGCACTGGCGACGACTGCACTCAGACCTGCCTTCGTAACTGCTCCGAGGTTAATTGCACCGTGAAAGCAAAATGTAACCAGCAATGCGAGAAGGGACACTGTGACCTTCGTGCGATGGGGGCGGGAAAGGTGGAACAGACATGCGCAGAGAACTGTTCGGATGTCAAATGCATGGCTGACAAGTGCAAACAGGCCTGCGCAGGGGAGGGGTGTGGATTAGAGTGTACCAAAG ATTCCAGTGAATGCACACAAGATTGCAAAGGACCCTGCAGCATGAAATGTGACGCATCAGAATGCGAGAGTGCATGTAGTGGAGGTAAATGCAACTTAGAGTGCTCAAACAGTGAATCTCAGCTATGCCAGCAGACCTGTGCCCATGGTGGCTGTGATATCCAGTGCACAGCGATGTCCTGTGAAAGCTCGTGCCAGGGAGGATCCTGCACCAAGTTCACGTGCACCGCTGATAACTGCACCCAGAGCTGCGGTGCCAACTGCACGAACATGAGATGCCAGGCAAGGGAATGCTCACAGACATGCACAAAAGGATACTGCAATATGTATTGCGAGTCGTCTGCAGAGATGTGCATGATGTCGTGTCCTGGAGGAAACTGCAAAATGCAGTGCAATGGAAACTGGTGCAAACGTGATTGTTTTGGAGGTGGATGCGAGAAGACTGGGTCTGGAAAAGAGGTACCGTCCAGTGACAAACCGGCCAGTACCAGGCCTCCTCCACCAACAGGAACTGGAGCACTGGACATGGTCTCTGTGCTCGTCCTTGCGATTTCTGCTTTGGTGAGCCTGCTCTGCTGA
- the LOC136916669 gene encoding uncharacterized protein, producing MGCGSGKHLIPEPHRPTIKLTGHRQLVGHIVTVSGEDLDTESLLDSEMDISCSETLQKYIQDHPGFTREFKAVFHNVEKLQRLSREEHAFSDKLELTKINKEVLKLRKKSMKAAFSPGTPDEKKYNLIADFMIDIDAALLLFCLAENLFSSYLNCGMEQRSQGVEPGKRLITETDSLDHLASECLILILLVIQNFAEFHEPFCEVCTSKTGVVSLCLLKSKQVEDVFKSVNSDGSNRPVRAIRILGCCFNILYNLARKTELVKTKVDYEGKETLVYFAKSDIAIVSPLALLSLAYVVNEESNHLVLAAEEILGALTSILQKACESERRKFDGFSAKELAEGLGRLAVNDFNKKVLGEKGAISVLVALIKTSKDDREKATAARALWMLAFDESNKKLIEQENGALAILNELQRSKDPNVQKAAAGALWEIGDKTTRANENEASGNHVMISYQWENQNVLIEVKNKLQALGYRVWMDLEQMGGSTLEAMAKAVENASVVLICVSQKYKQSPNCRSEAEYAYQLRKDIIPLMMQRDYTPDGWLGIILGTRLWIDFRNDYKLSTSAEKLLKELGGRGLQNQAKGGRVNEHEENCGRLVQADTSEVVRIVDWTASEVENWLKDIGLNEICKAVLPKMDGQTLINLHALRSECPDYFYKCLETNLNLRDMFDLFKFREELSKLMLR from the coding sequence ATGGGCTGTGGTAGTGGAAAGCACTTAATTCCCGAGCCGCATCGACCGACGATAAAACTGACAGGTCACCGCCAACTCGTTGGACACATTGTGACAGTGAGCGGTGAAGATCTAGACACAGAGTCACTTCTTGATTCTGAAATGGACATTTCATGTTCAGAGACGCTTCAAAAATACATTCAAGACCATCCAGGATTCACAAGAGAATTTAAAGCTGTGTTCCACAACGTCGAGAAATTACAGCGTTTATCGCGAGAAGAACATGCATTTAGTGACAAGCTGGAACTCACGAAAATTAACAAAGAAGTTTTGAAACTCAGGAAGAAGAGCATGAAAGCTGCTTTCTCACCCGGAACGCCTgatgaaaagaaatacaatttaaTTGCAGATTTCATGATAGATATTGATGCTGCATTGTTGCTCTTTTGTCTTGCTGAAAATCTGTTTAGTTCTTATCTAAACTGTGGCATGGAGCAACGAAGCCAGGGAGTTGAACCAGGAAAACGATTGATCACTGAAACAGATAGCTTGGATCACCTGGCTTCTGAATGTCTTATATTGATATTACTCGTAATACAAAACTTTGCAGAGTTTCATGAACCGTTTTGCGAAGTATGCACCAGCAAAACTGGAGTTGTGTCGCTTTGCTTGTTGAAAAGTAAACAGGTTGAAGATGTATTTAAGTCAGTTAATAGTGATGGCAGTAATCGGCCCGTAAGAGCCATCCGTATTCTTGGATGTTGTTTCAACATTTTGTATAATCTGGCGAGAAAAACAGAGttggtcaaaacaaaagtagaCTATGAGGGAAAAGAAACCTTGGTTTATTTTGCAAAATCAGATATCGCCATTGTTTCTCCTCTGGCACTCCTGAGTTTGGCTTACGTTGTTAATGAGGAAAGTAACCATCTCGTTCTGGCAGCAGAGGAAATCTTGGGCGCCTTGACATCAATTTTGCAAAAGGCTTGTGAGTCGGAAAGAAGGAAATTTGATGGATTTTCTGCAAAAGAGCTGGCCGAAGGCCTTGGTCGGCTTGCTGTGAACGATTTTAACAAGAAAGTTTTGGGTGAAAAGGGCGCCATATCTGTCCTTGTTGCATTGATCAAGACATCAAAAGATGACAGAGAGAAGGCAACTGCTGCAAGAGCACTTTGGATGCTCGCTTTTGACGAAAGCAACAAGAAACTCATAGAGCAAGAGAATGGAGCATTAGCTATTCTCAATGAATTGCAGAGAAGCAAGGACCCGAATGTTCAAAAAGCTGCTGCAGGTGCATTATGGGAGATCGGGGACAAAACAACCAGAGCCAACGAGAATGAAGCCTCTGGGAATCACGTGATGATCAGCTATCAATGGGAAAACCAGAATGTGTTGATTGAAGTGAAAAATAAGCTGCAAGCCTTGGGTTATAGAGTATGGATGGACTTGGAGCAAATGGGAGGTTCTACGCTAGAGGCAATGGCTAAAGCTGTCGAGAATGCGTCCGTTGTTTTGATCTGTGTGTCGCAGAAATACAAACAAAGTCCAAACTGCAGATCAGAAGCGGAATACGCGTATCAGTTGAGGAAGGACATTATACCACTGATGATGCAACGGGACTACACGCCCGACGGCTGGTTGGGGATCATTTTGGGGACAAGACTTTGGATAGACTTCAGAAACGATTACAAACTAAGCACCTCTGCAGAGAAATTATTGAAAGAGCTGGGTGGCAGAGGATTGCAGAATCAGGCAAAAGGAGGTCGCGTTAATGAACACGAGGAAAATTGCGGCAGATTGGTTCAAGCGGATACATCTGAAGTGGTTAGAATAGTGGACTGGACGGCTAGTGAGGTGGAGAACTGGTTGAAGGATATTGGGTTAAACGAAATATGCAAAGCAGTGCTTCCCAAAATGGACGGACAAACACTGATTAATCTCCATGCTCTTCGCAGCGAGTGCCCAGATTACTTCTATAAAtgtttagaaactaaccttaaCTTGCGTGACATGTTTGACTTGTTTAAATTTAGAGAAGAACTCAGTAAATTAATGTTGAGGTGA